In Oceanispirochaeta sp. M1, the DNA window CTGTCCAAACGTTGTAGTATGATGACTCATAGCCGATTTCCTTTTGTTGTATTGTTTTAGTCGACTTAAGAATAAACGGAGATCGGCTTTTATAAAACCCCTTTCAAATTATCTTGGACAGCTGTGATATATTATACAGTAAACTATCATATAATTAGACTCAAACAGGAGGTTTTCTCATGTCTGAACAATTGGATCGACTCTACAAGTTACAGAAAAAAGATATTCTGAAAGCAGGTACCGTTTTTGCTGATGCATTCAGTACCGATCCTGTCTGGAAGAAGGTTCTATCCCAGGCGGCAGAAGATCAAAAAAGGAGCTTTTTCAGCAGTCCTGCCAGGTATTGCCTCAAATATGGAAAGATATATGCTCCTTCAGAAAAGATTGAAGGAATGGCGGCCTGGGTGCCTGGAGATAAGGGAGAGATGACATTCTGGAGAGGATTACGAAGCGGATCTATATCATATGCCATGAAGATCGGAACAAAAATACTGAAAGAGATGCAGATTATTTTTGCTCCCCTGGAAGCTGCCCGAAGAAAGGAAATGGCCGGAAGAGAGTATATATATCTGATTATTCTCGGTGTTTCTCCTGAATATCAGGGACAGGGCTTTGGTGGTAAACTTCTAAGAGCTGTCATAGAAGAGAGTAATGATGCTGGAATACCGATCTATCTTGAGACAGCGACCGAGAAGAATATCAGTATGTATGAAAAGTTCGGGTTTAAAAAACTGGACCGCATCGACCACCCCGTCATTGATCTTCCTCAATGGGGAATGATAAGGGAAGCAGACTGAGAAACAGTTATTTTATAGAGAGATTTGACCTCATCCAACTGAATACAGCTGGTCAAAGCTAATCAAAGCTGATGCAAAGCCCTCTATTTTCATAAGAATCACTTGCTGATCAGCTTATTTTTCTATAACTCAGCACGGCCCAGATATTAAAAAAAGCTGCAAAACCCAGGAGGGCCACCAGCTGGCTGATCAGATCCTGAATACCACTCCCCTTCAAATAAACCATCCTCAATACTTCGATCATATACTTCAGGGGTACAAATATACTTAAGAATTGAGCCCAGTCAGGCATGCTGTTGACCGGAGTATAAAGACCGCTCATAAATATATATGTAATAACAAAAAAGAACATCATAAACATAGCCTGCTGCATGGTGTTTGCATAATTGGAGACCACCAGCCCAAAACCGGATATGCCGAGAATAAATATAAAAGCATAAAGATATATAATCAGAATATTTCCCGCCGGTACCAGATCATAAAAAATCCAGGCTACTGCAAAACTGATTGTCAGAACAATAAAACCGATAATCCAGAAGGGAATCAATTTTGACAGGATCAGGGTGGATTTCCTGACAGGAGTTACATTGATCTGCTCCATGGTCCCTTTTTCTTTCTCCCCCACTATATTGAGAGCAGGTAGAAATCCGCAGATCATCAACAGCAGCATTACCATCAGTGCCGGAACCATAAATACCGGATAACGAAGATGGGGATTGAAACGGAACTGGGGGATGACCTGAAAAAAGGGAGCATTATTCCTGCTTCCAATCAGACCAAGTCGAGTGCGTATATCAGAACTGAAATCCATGATTATACTGGAAAGATAGGAGCTCCCGAAGGCGCCTTTTGTTCCATTTACAGCATTAACAGATACCATCAGATCGGCTGTTTTGTCTTTAATAAGATTTTTTTCAAAATTCTGAGGAATTTCAAGAATCAGATCTGATTTATCAGATTCAATACTGATGATTGCCGACTTGTAATCTGAAGAGACTTCAGTCAATTTAAAATATCCTGAGGATATAATCTTCTGAATCAAATCCTTTGAATAGGAACTGTGATCGTTATCCATTACGGTTATATTGATATTCTTGATTTCAAAATTCGCGGCCAGAGGAAGGAAGAGGAGCACCATCAATGGAAACATGATAATGAGACGGGGAAGAAATTGATTCCTCAATAGTTGTCTGAATTCTTTTTCTATCAGGTATTTTATCATTCCTACTCCAGCCTTATTTTAAATTTCTTCAGGCTCACCGTAATCAGGAATACAGCCATCAGGGAGAGTACAGCTGTTTCTTTGATGATGGCTGTAAATCCCAGGCCCTTAATCATTATATTTTTTACAGCAGTAATATA includes these proteins:
- a CDS encoding N-acetyltransferase codes for the protein MSEQLDRLYKLQKKDILKAGTVFADAFSTDPVWKKVLSQAAEDQKRSFFSSPARYCLKYGKIYAPSEKIEGMAAWVPGDKGEMTFWRGLRSGSISYAMKIGTKILKEMQIIFAPLEAARRKEMAGREYIYLIILGVSPEYQGQGFGGKLLRAVIEESNDAGIPIYLETATEKNISMYEKFGFKKLDRIDHPVIDLPQWGMIREAD
- a CDS encoding ABC transporter permease, translating into MIKYLIEKEFRQLLRNQFLPRLIIMFPLMVLLFLPLAANFEIKNINITVMDNDHSSYSKDLIQKIISSGYFKLTEVSSDYKSAIISIESDKSDLILEIPQNFEKNLIKDKTADLMVSVNAVNGTKGAFGSSYLSSIIMDFSSDIRTRLGLIGSRNNAPFFQVIPQFRFNPHLRYPVFMVPALMVMLLLMICGFLPALNIVGEKEKGTMEQINVTPVRKSTLILSKLIPFWIIGFIVLTISFAVAWIFYDLVPAGNILIIYLYAFIFILGISGFGLVVSNYANTMQQAMFMMFFFVITYIFMSGLYTPVNSMPDWAQFLSIFVPLKYMIEVLRMVYLKGSGIQDLISQLVALLGFAAFFNIWAVLSYRKIS